The Triticum aestivum cultivar Chinese Spring chromosome 7B, IWGSC CS RefSeq v2.1, whole genome shotgun sequence genome window below encodes:
- the LOC123160476 gene encoding uncharacterized protein gives MARSKRGGWTACAAVDDVAQTNNIVQRLNDFSSIAHIPRMGLKVVPMIAAFSNLHTVNLSGADDEIISAIAALLHPPIAHISFCELPCSFSRRFYIPECMYQSELRICSWIVVQFAGSKTKFNKAIKQSVEHLKNIQYSQSIRGDRCRRVCTHWICRGIRSQMSRGSGN, from the exons ATGGCCCGATCCAAACGGGGCGGCTGGACTGCCTGCGCGGCGGTGGACGACGTTGCCCAGACCAACAACATCGTCCAGCGCCTCAACGACTTCTCCTCCATTGCGCACATCCCTAGGATGGGCCTCAAGGTCGTGCCGATGATCGCGGCCTTCTCCAACCTCCACACAGTCAACCTCTCTGGTGCCGATGATGAAATAATTTCTGCCATCGCTGCATTACTACATCCTCCGATTGCTCATATATCATTCTGT GAATTGCCCTGCTCGTTCTCTCGAAGGTTCTATATCCCAGAGTGTATGTATCAGTCGGAACTGAGAATTTGCTCCTGGATAG TCGTACAATTCGCCGGGAGCAAGACCAAATTCAACAAGGCAATAAAACAAAGCGTGGAGCACCTAAAGAACATCCAATATTCCCAGAGCATACGAGGAG ATCGCTGTCGAAGGGTCTGCACTCACTGGATATGTCGTGGAATAAGATCACAAATGTCGAGGGGCTCTGGGAACTGA